The Podospora bellae-mahoneyi strain CBS 112042 chromosome 7, whole genome shotgun sequence genome includes a window with the following:
- a CDS encoding hypothetical protein (EggNog:ENOG503P991) translates to MPSFTTKAAAVALALSYFSVQQVQCPPVFIGPILTVVGAVAGFAVEVTGAVLKCELGDCTDDRRRSVAGGLRARMLKARPILTGRQATPPTAPEGVPQFEFDRCFNDINGGSVLLEGPVENNGIRISGLPATCMNLATVLDGDASGGPPPTPCGSDCLLYNNLSAAEYNNLRGILNDWAGA, encoded by the exons atgccttccttcaccaccaaggccGCCGCTGTTGCGCTCGCGCTCAGCTACTTCTCCGTCCAGCAGGTCCAGTGCCCCCCGGTGTTCATCGGgcccatcctcaccgtcgTTGGCGCAGTTGCAGGCTTCGCCGTCGAGGTCACTGGTGCCGTCCTGAAGTGCGAACTCGGAGACTGCACCGACGACAGACGCCGCAGTGTGGCCGGCGGTCTCCGTGCCCGCATGCTCAAGGCGCGCCCCATCTTGACTGGCCGTCAGGCAACtccccccaccgcccccgaGGGTGTGCCCCAGTTTGAGTTCGACAGGTGCTTCAACGACATCAACGGCGGAAGCGTCCTCCTTGAGGGTCCGGTGGAGAATAACG GCATCCGCATCAGTGGTCTTCCTGCTACCTGCATGAACCTTGCTACtgttcttgatggcgacGCTTCTGGTGgaccccctcccactccttgCGGCTCTGACTGCCTGCTGTACAACAACCTCAGCGCCGCCGAGTACAACAACCTGCGCGGTATCTTGAACGACTGGGCCGGCGCTTAG
- a CDS encoding hypothetical protein (EggNog:ENOG503PFXY; COG:S) → MNVVILNYGKRDISLTIMHSTAFTPLWSFSLASLITILSLGQGKGIRKLSLLAIWPLNFLSLNTCHHLTWPGGLNSTYASLVIFYFLHTLKILVLDHQPPKSPGFINAYKLWNNPRGLEAPPVVFSTTHNKNPQSRLRFAVLQLVKIALLFTADTHLVQGVISVFVFTGAKPSDFAPDYEVFRFQPLTGRQLLIRAGISVNWIWTAFYLLEASRCALSLAFVAVLRWDEPEEWPSIWGRAANATSVRSFWGKVWNRITIPTFAFYAGLFLGVLGIEKKTGLRKTLVPLFVFLLSGLSHGLGGWAVGDGAMGRDVLFFFLNFVACAVETFVGKTAGWKSCKRGLPSWAVRTAGMMYLFGFFFMVVPLWMYPKVYAALGM, encoded by the coding sequence ATGAATGTTGTCATTCTCAACTACGGAAAGCGCGACATTTCACTCACGATTATGCATTCGACAGCATTCACCCCTTTATGGTCATTTTCTCTGGCGAGCCTCATCACGATATTGTCTCTAGGCCAGGGAAAAGGAATCCGAAAGCTTTCACTGCTCGCCATATGGCCACTCAACTTCCTGTCTCTGAACACTTGCCACCACCTGACATGGCCTGGAGGGCTCAACAGCACCTACGCCAGCCTCGTCATCTTCTACTTTCTTCACACTCTCAAAatccttgttcttgaccaccaaccaccaaaatcCCCGGGTTTCATCAACGCTTACAAACTCTGGAACAACCCTCGAGGGCTTGAAGCCCCCCCAGTGGTATTCTCCACTACTCACAACAAGAACCCCCAATCCCGGCTCAGATTCGCCGTCCTTCAGCTCGTCAAGatcgccctcctcttcacagCAGACACGCACCTCGTCCAAGGTGTCATCTCCGTATTTGTCTTCACAGGCGCCAAACCATCGGATTTTGCCCCTGACTACGAAGTCTTTCGCTTCCAACCACTCACCGGTAGACAGCTCCTCATCCGAGCCGGCATCTCGGTGAACTGGATCTGGACAGCGTTTTACCTTCTTGAAGCCTCCCGTTGCGCTCTCTCGCTTGCGTTCGTTGCAGTCctgagatgggatgaaccGGAAGAGTGGCCCTCGATCTGGGGGCGTGCGGCGAATGCGACGTCTGTGAGGAGCTTTTGGGGGAAAGTGTGGAATAGGATTACGATCCCGACGTTTGCGTTTTATGCGGGCCTCTTCTTGGGTGTACTTGGCATTGAGAAGAAAACAGGTTTGAGAAAGACATTGGTACCCCTGTTTGTTTTTTTACTTTCGGGCTTGTCACACGGcttgggggggtgggctgtTGGTGACGGGGCGATGGGTCGGGATgtcttgttctttttcttgaaCTTTGTGGCTTGTGCCGTGGAGACTTTTGTCGGGAAGACGGCGGGGTGGAAGAGCTGCAAGAGAGGGTTGCCGTCTTGGGCGGTGAGAACGGCCGGGATGATGTACCTGTTTGGATTCTTCTTTATGGTGGTGCCGCTGTGGATGTACCCCAAGGTCTATGCTGCTCTGGGTATGTAG
- a CDS encoding hypothetical protein (COG:E; EggNog:ENOG503NWAI), producing the protein MATPKKQLHLTAFMRPVSLHTGAWRYPGAVPNANFSLPHLKSFIQKLEAAKFDAFFMADHLAVLNMPIEALQRSHTVTSFEPFTLLSALSAVTEKIGLAATASTTYDEPYHVARRFASLDHLSSGRAAWNIVTTGNPESAKNFGLDEHVEHSERYKRAREFYEVVTGLWDSFADDAFASRSQESGIYFDPSKLHVLNHKGESLKVRGPLNIARPVQGWPVIVQAGQSEPGKQLAAETAEVVFCSPKDIQGAKELYEDIKGRAEKYGRNRDSLRILPAALVIVGDTVQDAKEKRLKLDSLVHYDSAIASLSIALGSDASGFDPDGPLPEDIPDTNASKTGRAGVIKLARDEGLTVKQLAQRYGGYAGLAFVGTPQSIADEMEEWLSHGAADGFTVTFPFVPQGIDDVTQRLVPELQRRGLFRTEYEGSTLREHLGLARPNNRFFT; encoded by the coding sequence ATGGCTACCCCGAAGAAGCAGCTGCACCTCACAGCGTTTATGCGCCCAGTCTCGCTCCATACAGGAGCATGGCGCTACCCCGGTGCTGTTCCCAATGCCAACTTTTCTCTCCCGCATCTCAAGTCCTTCATTCAAAAGCTCGAAGCTGCCAAGTTCGATGCCTTCTTCATGGCCGACCACCTAGCAGTCTTGAACATGCCCATCGAGGCCCTGCAGCGATCCCACACCGTCACCTCCTTTGAGCCATTCACTCTTCTGTCCGCACTGTCCGCTGTGACAGAGAAAATCGGCCTCGCGGCCACAGCCTCGACTACATACGACGAACCCTACCACGTCGCCCGCCGCTTCGCCAGCTTGGACCACCTCTCCTCGGGCAGAGCAGCCTGGAACATCGTCACGACCGGAAATCCGGAATCTGCCAAGAATTTTGGGTTGGATGAGCACGTGGAGCATTCTGAGCGGTACAAGCGAGCCAGGGAGTTTTACGAGGTTGTCACTGGGCTGTGGGATAGTTTCGCGGACGACGCGTTCGCCTCTCGGAGTCAGGAGTCCGGGATCTACTTTGATCCTTCCAAGCTTCACGTACTCAACCACAAAGGGGAGAGTCTCAAAGTGAGGGGGCCTTTGAACATTGCGAGACCGGTACAAGGGTGGCCAGTGATTGTTCAGGCTGGGCAGTCAGAGCCGGGGAAACAGCTTGCCGCAGAGACGGCagaggtggtgttttgttcgCCGAAGGATATTCAAGGTGCGAAGGAATTGTATGAGGATATCAAAGGAAGGGCAGAGAAGTATGGCAGGAATAGGGACAGCTTGAGGATCCTGCCGGCCGCCTTGGTGATTGTTGGTGATACGGTTCAGGAtgccaaggagaagaggttgaagctTGACAGCCTGGTTCATTATGATAGCGCGATTGCCTCGCTGTCCATTGCTCTTGGTAGCGATGCTTCAGGGTTCGATCCTGATGGTCCACTGCCAGAGGATATTCCAGACACCAACGCCAGCAAGACTGGGAGAGCAGGGGTTATCAAGCTCGCAAGGGATGAAGGCCTGACAGTCAAGCAGCTTGCCCAAAGATATGGAGGGTATGCGGGGCTGGCCTTTGTTGGTACACCCCAGAGCATTGCTGACGAGATGGAGGAATGGCTGTCACACGGGGCCGCAGATGGTTTTACTGTCACTTTCCCTTTTGTCCCCCAGGGAATAGATGATGTCACGCAGAGACTGGTTCCTGAACTTCAGAGGCGGGGCTTGTTCAGAACTGAGTATGAGGGAAGTACTTTGAGGGAGCACCTTGGACTGGCCAGGCCGAACAATCGTTTCTTTACCTGA
- a CDS encoding hypothetical protein (EggNog:ENOG503P4GD; COG:S): protein MRSTRSHSAAAKALQSVAEASTPSSALPKPTPARVKATAAEAAKPPSMPTPQTTTAAQTPSLTPTPETLSFPTSVSFTSWLGTNYSTTPLGIWLKISKKNSNIPSISYDEAIDCALCYGWIDGQRKALDSLYFLQRFTPRRKNSMWSKRNVQKVAALTLAGRMEEAGLAEVKRAQEDGRWDRAYDGASMMEMPEDFGAALAGNDKAKGFWEGLGKTKRYTFLMKLVTTKRAETRTRKIGEFVTLLEEGKTL from the coding sequence ATGAGGTCGACCCGAAGTCACTCCGCGGCAGCCAAAGCCCTTCAGTCAGTCGCTGAAGCCTCAACACCGAGCTCAGCTTTGCCCAAACCGACACCCGCGCGGGTcaaagcaacagcagcagaagcagcaaaaccaccatccatGCCAACCCCACAAACGACGACCGCCGCTCAGACTCCATCgctaaccccaacccctgaAACACTCTCTTTCCCAACCTCTGTCTCCTTCACCAGCTGGTTAGGCACGAACTATTCGACAACACCCCTCGGAATCTGGCTCAAGATCTCCAAGAAAAACTCCAACattccctccatctcctACGATGAAGCCATCGACTGCGCTCTCTGCTACGGCTGGATCGACGGCCAGCGCAAGGCCCTCGACTCGCTCTACTTCCTCCAGCGATTCACCCCCCGAAGGAAGAACAGCATGTGGTCCAAGCGCAACGTCCAAAAGGTTGCTGCCTTGACTCTAGCAGGAAGAATGGAAGAGGCAGGATTGGCAGAGGTCAAGCGGGCACAGGAAGACGGACGCTGGGACAGGGCATACGATGGGGCTAGCATGATGGAGATGCCCGAGGATTTTGGCGCCGCGCTGGCGGGGAATGACAAGGCAAAGGGGTTCTGGGAGGGGCTGgggaagacgaagaggtATACTTTTCTGATGAAGCTCGTGACAACCAAACGGGCAGAGAccaggacgaggaagatTGGGGAGTTTGTCACATTGTTGGAAGAGGGCAAGACACTGTGA